The Dunckerocampus dactyliophorus isolate RoL2022-P2 chromosome 1, RoL_Ddac_1.1, whole genome shotgun sequence genome has a segment encoding these proteins:
- the si:ch211-148l7.4 gene encoding zinc finger protein Xfin, whose protein sequence is MNGVNWSTTRAQVSFISNKAPAVTKVQACSLKSRCISLSVKVKNVAQEFCQRSSLQLQCKCNQTSLPCAACMIDTSNLVKPQSPPHGHPLLVDSNLEACVTCGRCFTHTQALMHQQHRFSEPSYSGIVDARLLNLSPPFSCEGKMKHFVSGLGAPNTVCQICSRTFHTQVGVKRHMKSSHGKELLKAQRGRSLATNQLIKSKKQTVGSASSSMVFRHTSKLCMHRKEKQSIKSHMKRKFVSETQSGADKRRQKNAYPCRICGKLFLHHLSLNAHYTATSCLSAFKKGKVTGNATKEPHSPEQRQNDNVKTSLAQGKTVRSGPGRPMKEEQDEDMVEVEGEFPCPSCTEVFSLQSQLREHVELHDSSEVSRECSVCTEEMHNFKWSSSRRQRFYHCIPCQEGFSALDSFLEHCQEHLHTREEEEDLHGQNKHQAGKV, encoded by the exons ATGAATGGAGTCAACTGGAGCACTACAAGAGCCCAGGTGTCGTTCATCAGCAACAAGGCACCAGCAGTGACAAAAGTGCAGGCTTGTTCGCTCAAGAGCCGTTGCATCAGCCTGAGCGTGAAAGTCAAGAATGTGGC GCAGGAGTTCTGCCAGAGGTCATCCCTGCAGCTGCAGTGCAAGTGCAATCAGACTTCGTTGCCATGTGCTGCATGTATGATTGATACCTCAAACCTTGTGAAGCCACAGTCCCCCCCCCATGGGCATCCTCTCCTTGTAGATAGTAACCTAGAGGCATGTGTTACATGTGGGAGATGCTTCACCCACACTCAGGCCCTGATGCATCAGCAGCATCGTTTCAGTGAGCCATCTTATTCAGGTATAGTGGATGCCAGGCTATTAAACCTTTCTCCACCTTTCTCTTGTGAGGGTAAAATGAAGCACTTTGTCTCAGGACTCGGAGCACCTAATACTGTGTGCCAGATCTGTTCTAGAACCTTCCACACACAGGTAGGAGTGAAGCGCCATATGAAGAGCAGCCATGGAAAGGAGCTgttgaaggcccaaaggggaAGGAGTCTTGCTACAAATCAACTAATCAAGTCCAAAAAGCAGACTGTGGGTAGTGCTTCCAGCAGCATGGTCTTCAGGCACACCTCCAAGCTCTGTATGCACAGGAAAGAGAAGCAAAGCATAAAATCGCACATGAAGAGAAAATTTGTCAGTGAGACCCAATCAGGGGCGGACAAGCGCAGGCAAAAAAATGCGTATCCATGCCGCATTTGTGGCAAGCTCTTCCTCCATCATCTCTCTCTGAATGCACACTACACTGCAACTTCATGTCTCAGTGCATTCAAAAAAGGTAAGGTCACAGGAAATGCCACCAAAGAGCCCCATTCACCAGAGCAGAGACAAAACGATAACGTGAAGACCAGCCTGGCACAGGGCAAGACCGTGCGGTCTGGTCCAGGGAGGCCTATGAAGGAGGAGCAGGACGAGGACATGGTGGAAGTGGAGGGAGAATTCCCCTGCCCCTCATGCACGGAGGTTTTTTCCCTGCAGTCACAGCTTAGGGAGCACGTGGAGCTCCACGACTCCTCCGAGGTGAGCAGAGAGTGCAGCGTGTGCACAGAAGAGATGCACAATTTCAAGTGGTCGTCGTCGAGAAGGCAGAGGTTCTACCACTGTATTCCCTGCCAGGAGGGCTTCTCGGCACTAGATTCCTTCTTAGAACACTGTCAGGAGCACCTGCACaccagggaggaggaggaggacttgcATGGACAAAACAAACATCAGGCCGGCAAAGTCTGA
- the snrpg gene encoding small nuclear ribonucleoprotein G has product MSKAHPPELKKFMDKKLSLKLNGGRHVQGILRGFDPFMNLVVDDCLEMGPGGQQHTIGMVVIRGNSIIMLEALERV; this is encoded by the exons ATGAGCAAAGCACATCCTCCCGAGctaaaaaa GTTCATGGACAAGAAGCTTTCGT TAAAGTTGAACGGAGGCAGACATGTACAGGGCATCCTTCGCGGGTTTGACCCCTTTATGAACCTTGTGGTGGATGACTGTCTGGAAATGGGACCAGGGGGACAACAGCATACCATCGGCATGGTG GTCATCAGAGGCAACAGCATCATCATGTTGGAGGCCTTGGAGAGAGTCTGA